A portion of the Achromobacter sp. MFA1 R4 genome contains these proteins:
- a CDS encoding PhzF family phenazine biosynthesis protein: MPQFDLYQVDAFSAAPFGGNPAAVVPLDAWLPDDILQRIAEENNLSETAYFVRNGEGYELRWFTPAVEVDLCGHATLASAYVLFEQLNAGQDVLRFATRSGELRVRRAGDRLAMDFPAKQPQAEEIPPGLLQALGLPAAQALYRTDDYLVVIEDEALIAGLQPDFAALAAFDVRGVAVTAPSSRFDFVSRWFGPRVGVNEDPVTGSAHTSLAPYWAQRLGKRTLTAQQGGARKGQLVCEVQDNGRVVISGQAALYLRGTIHL; this comes from the coding sequence ATGCCCCAATTCGATCTCTATCAAGTAGACGCCTTCTCCGCCGCGCCCTTTGGCGGCAACCCCGCGGCGGTCGTGCCGCTGGATGCCTGGCTGCCCGACGACATCCTGCAGCGCATCGCCGAAGAAAACAATCTGTCCGAAACGGCCTACTTCGTCCGCAACGGCGAGGGGTACGAACTGCGCTGGTTCACGCCCGCGGTCGAGGTCGACCTGTGCGGTCACGCGACGCTCGCATCGGCCTATGTGCTCTTCGAGCAACTGAACGCCGGCCAGGACGTGCTGCGCTTTGCCACGCGCAGCGGCGAGCTGCGCGTGCGCCGCGCGGGCGACCGGCTGGCGATGGACTTTCCGGCCAAACAGCCGCAGGCCGAGGAGATCCCGCCCGGACTGCTGCAGGCGCTGGGCCTGCCGGCTGCGCAAGCTCTGTACCGCACCGACGACTACCTGGTGGTGATCGAGGACGAGGCGCTCATCGCCGGCCTGCAGCCGGACTTCGCGGCGCTGGCGGCCTTCGACGTGCGCGGCGTGGCCGTCACCGCGCCGTCGTCGCGCTTCGACTTCGTGTCGCGCTGGTTCGGCCCGCGCGTGGGCGTGAACGAAGACCCCGTGACCGGCTCCGCGCACACCTCGCTCGCGCCGTACTGGGCGCAGCGGCTGGGCAAGCGCACGCTTACCGCGCAGCAGGGCGGGGCGCGCAAGGGCCAGCTCG